In Terriglobus aquaticus, the genomic window GTTGACCACGCCCGTAAGTCCCACTCCAACAGCAGCCAACACGGCAATCAAAAGCCAGATGGTGTAAGCCAGACGGTTCACGGAAAGAATGTACATGAAGATTTTCGCCTTCGGCTCGTCGCTCGTCTCCAGCTATTGGAACGGCGCGGCCACCTACTATCGCGGTTGTTACAAGTACCTGGCGCGCCTCGGCTACGAAGTCACCTTCGCCGAACCCGATGCCTACGGCCGCCAGACGCACAAGGACGACGTTGATCTTTCGTTCGCGAACCTGGTCACCTACAAGCCCGTGGGCAGCGAAGGCGACTTCGGCCACGGTCCCGACTACGATCACCTGCCGACGCTGCACGAGGTCTTTGAGGAAGCGCGCAAGGCCGACGTCGTCGTGAAGCACTCCGGCATCGGCGTGGACGACGCGCTTACGGAATCACTGATCCTCGAAGCGCAGCCGCACGCGCTCGCCATCTACTGGGACGTCGACTCGCCCGCCACGCTCGCGCGCATGGACGCGGACCCGAACGACAGCTTCCGGGCCGTTGTGCCACGGCTCGACGCGATCTTCAGCTACGGCGGCGGCCCCGTCTGCCGCGAAGGCTTCGAGCGCTACGGCGTGCAGCACTACATCCAGGCCTACAACGGCCTCGACCCGGAAACGCACTATCCCGTCGCGCCCGATCCGAAGTACGCCTGCGATCTTGCCTTTCTCGGCAATCGCCTTCCCGACCGCGAGGCACGTGTCGAAGAACTCTTCCTGCGCGCCGCCGAACTCGCACCCGACCAGACCTTCCTGCTTGGCGGCGAGGGTTGGGGCGACAAGCCGATGCCACCCAACGTGAAGTACATCGGCCACGTCCCCACCGCCCAGCACAACGTGCTCAACTGCTCCGCGCGCACCGTGCTCAACATCAACCGTGCCAGCATGGCGAACAGCGGCTTCTCGCCACCGACGCGCGTGTTTGAGGCCGCCGGCGCCGCCGCCTGCATGCTGTGCGACGACTGGCCGGGGCTCGATGACTGCTTCCAGCCCGACACCGAAATCCTCGTCGTGCGGAACGCCGAAGACGTCGTCCGCCATCTGCACACCCACGACGCCGCGGCCACCAAACGCATTGGCCAGGCATTCCTCCAGCGAGCCCTGCGCGACCATACCTACGCGCAACGCGCCGCGCAGGCCGACGATGCCATTCGCTTCCTCAGAGGAAAGCGATAGCATAGGCCTTCACCACAGGAGGCCGCGATGAGTGCTGAAGCAAAGCCGGAAGTGCCCTATGTGTACCTGCTCGAGGGCCGCGACGCAGGCGACGCGATGCGAACGACGCCGGGGGAACTGCAGGGGCTCTTCGCAGCGTTCTCAAGCGCGGAGATCGACGCGGTTCCCGCGCCCGGCAAGTGGAGCCTTCGCGAACAGATGTGTCACCTTGCCGATTGCGAGATCGCCTGGGCGTGGCGGCTGCGCCAGACCTTCGGCGAAGACAACCCGGTGCTGCAGTCGTTTGAGCAGGACCCATGGGCGCGCGCTTACTCTGGCAAGTCCTTCACCTTCCCGGCTGCTTTCGAAACCTGGCGAACCATCCGCGAATGGAACCTTGCCTTCCTCGATGCGCTGAGCGAAGACGATAAGAAACGGCCGGCGACTCATCCTTCCGCCGGTCCCATCACGCTGTGGAATCTTATCGAGATCGCGGCCGGCCACGATCTTCATCACCTCGCGTCTCTCCGCAAGCTCCGGGACAGCCGCGCCTGAACAGAGTTACGATGCATCAGTCGATCTGCAGACCTTTGGTGAGAGCACATCCATGCGGCGTTTGGTGTTCCTGTTTCTTTTCGTTCTGTGGATCGGCAGCGGCACGTTGCGTGCGCAGGGAACTACGGCCGAGCACATCGCAGAACGCGCCGCCCAGGCCGAGATCAACGAAACTCCACGCGATGGCAACCTTCGCTCGTACCGCCTTCCGCTCGAGGACCTGACCAAGGCCGAGCACCTGGAGCACACGCGCACACTGCTCGAAATTGGTGGCACGGCGTGGGGCATCATCTCGCTTTACCTCCTGCTGCACTTCGGCGTGATTGGCCGCATGCAGAGCGCTGTCACTTCGCGCTTTCGCAATCGATGGGCGCAGGGCTTCGCCTTCTTGTTGCTGTTTCTGCTTGCAACGACCCTGCTGGGCTTACCCCTGGATGTGTACAGCCAACACCTGCGGCGAAGCTACGGCCTCTCTGTGCAGAGTTGGGCGAGCTGGCTCGGAGACCAGGCCAAGAGTTTCGGTTTGAGCTGGGCGATTGGCGGCCTGCTTGTCATGCTTCTCTTCTTCGTCATCCGCAAGGCGCCGCAGCGATGGTGGCTCATTTTCTGGGCGGCGTCCATTCCCATCACACTCGTGGCCATCCTTCTCACGCCCTACGTCATCGATCCGCTCTTCAGTGATTTCGAGCCGCTCAACGCCTCGCACCCTGAACTCGTGCAACGGCTCGAACAGGTGGTCGAGCGCGGCCACATGAACATTCCGCCAGATCGCATGTTCCTGATGAAGGCGTCGGAGAAAAGCACAACGCTCAACGCCTACGTGACCGGCTTCGGCGCCTCCAAGCGTGTCGTTGTATGGGACACTAGCATCGCCAAGGGCACGCCCGACCAGATCCTGTTCATCTTTGGCCACGAATCCGGCCACTATGTTCTGCACCACATTGCGTGGGGTATCGCGCAGTCCATGCTTGGCCTGCTTTTGCTGCTGGCCGTCAGCTACCACCTGCTCACACCGCTGCTGTGGCGCTACGGCACACGCTGGGGCATCACCGTCCAGTCGCAGTGGGGAGCGCTCGCCGTCCTCGTGCTGATCTTCAGCGTCTTCGGCGCGGTTACGCAGCCCATCTCAGAAGCCCTGAGCCGCAGCAAGGAACACGCTGCCGACGTCTACGGCCAGGAGGCCATTCACGGCCTGGTTGCCGATCCCAAGGAGGCAGCGCGGAGCGCGTTTCAACTCCTCGGCCAGACCAGCTTCGACGATCCCAATCCCTCGCCCATCGTGGAGTGGTGGACCTACTCGCACCCGGCCATCGGCCGCCGCGCCGCCTTCGCCGCGCACTACGATCCGTGGCAGCCCGGCATGGAACCTCGCTACTTCCCAAAGCATTAGCCGCGCCACGTCCGCTTGCAGCTTCTACAATGAAGCTCGCATGAAGATCGTGATTCTCGGCCTGTCCATCACCTCGTCCTGGGGCAACGGCCACGCCACCACCTTTCGAGCGCTCTGCCGCGAGCTCCATCGGCGCGGCCACAGCATCACCTTCATCGAAAAGGACGTCGAGTGGTACCGCTCGAACCGCGACCTGCCGGAGCCGCCCTACGTCAAGCTCTGGCTCTATGAAGATTGGCAGCGCGACGGCATCGGCACGGTGCGCGACGCCATCCGGGACGCCGACAGCATCGTCGTCGGCTCCTACTTTCCAGACGCCATCGCGGCCACCGCCCTCCTCCAGCAGGAAGCGAAAGCGCCCGTCCTCTTCTACGACATCGACACGCCCATCACCATCGCTGCTCTGCGCCTGCACGGCCAGTGCGAATACCTGCGCGCACAGGACATCCCGTTTTACGCGGCGTATCTCTCCTTCACCGGCGGACCCACGCTCATGGAGATCGAACAGCGCTTCGGCTCTCCACGAGCCGTTCCGTTCTACTGCTCCGTCGATCCCGAGGCCTACCACCGCACTGCCGTGCAGCCGGAGTTCGCCTGCACCATGAGCTACCTTGGCACTTACGCCGCTGACCGCCAGCCCAAGCTCATGGAGCTGCTGAACGCTCCCGCCGCCGCCCTGCCCGGCGAGCGCTTCCTCGTTGCCGGCCCCATGTATCCCGCGGACACGCAGTGGACCCGCAACGTGGTCACGCATCCGCACCTGCCGCCATCCGATCATCCCGCGCTCTACTCTTCCTCGCGCTGGGTGCTCAACCTCACGCGTGCGGACATGGTCGCCGCCGGCTACTCGCCCTCGGTGCGCCTCTTCGAGGCCTCGGCCTGCGGCGCGCCGATCCTCAGCGACGCGTGGCCCGGCATGGACGAGTTCTTCGCCCCGGGCAAGGAGATTCTGCTCGCCTCCAGCACCGATCAGGCGCTCAGCATTCTTCGCAACTTCGACGAAGCGGAAGCCCGCCGCATCGGCGAAGCCGCCCGCGAACGCACGCTGGCCAAGCACACTTCCGCCAGACGCGCCGAAGAGTTCGAACAGGTCATGAACGGCATCACCTCTGCAACCACTTAGTCACCTGCGACAATGGCACGCATGCGTGTTCTTCGCACCGTCGCATGCCTCTGCCTTCTTGCTGCGCCACTCGCCGCGCAACGAAGCTCCACCTATGCGGACGTAGACCCGTTCATCGGTACCGGCGCGGAGGGTCACACCTTCCCCGGTGCATCGCTGCCCTTTGGCATGGTGCAGCTCTCGCCCGACACGCAGATCCGCCCCGTCAAGCAGAGCTACAAGTGGGCCGCCGGCTACCGCTACAGCGACACGACCATTCTCGGCTTCAGCCACACGCACTTCAGCGGTGCCGGCCACTCCGACTTGGGCGACGTACTCGTCCAGCCCATCAGCGGCGACGTGCGTCTCGATCCCGGCGACATCGACAAGCCCGAGAGCGGCTATCGTTCACGCTTTCAACACAAAACAGAAGAGGCGCACCCCGGCTACTACGCCGTCACGCTGGACGACTACAACGTCCGCGCCGAACTGACCGCGACTACGCGCGTCGGCGTGCACCGCTACACTTTTCCAGCAGGCAAGCCCGCGCACCTGCTCATCGACCTGCGCTCGTCCATCTACAACTACCCCGGCAAGGTCCTGTGGTCGTCGCTGCGCATCCGCCACGAGGGCGATGGCAGCACCACACTGACCGGCATGCGCGAGACCCGCGGCTGGGCACCCGCACGCCAGCTCTTCTTCGCGATGAGGTTCTCCGCGCCGGTCACCGGAACCCATCTCTACAACCGCGAAGACCAGCCCATCCTTTACCGCGGCTTCAAGACACCCGGCGACACGCCCGAAGACACTCAGGCCATCGAAGGCCGCGGTATCGTCGCAGCGGTTGACTTCGCCAGTGCGCAAAAGCTGATTGTGAAAGTCGCGATCTCGCCCGTTAGCGAAGCGAACGCCCTCGCCAACATGCAGGCCGAGGTTCCCGCCTTCGACTTCGACGCGGTGCGTACGCAGGCCCAGCAGCGTTGGCAAGACGTGCTCAGCATCCTGCGCGTCGACGCCGACGAGCCCACGCGCAAGACCCTCGCCACCGCGCTCTACCACTCGCTGCTCGCGCCTTCCATCGCCATGGATGCGAACGGCGACTACCGCGGTCCCGACCACGCCGTGCACCATGCCGACGGCTTCAACTTCGTCAGCTCGCTCTCGCTCTGGGACACCTACCGCGCCGAGCAGCCGCTGATGACGCTCATCGAACCGCCGCGCGTCACCAGCGATCTCGTGCGCTCCATGCTCGCCTCGCAGCAGCAATCACCCTTCGGCATTCTTCCCGTGTGGCAGTTCGCCGGCATCGAGACGTGGTGCATGATCGGCTATCACGCCGTGCCCATCCTCGCCGACGCCATCATGAAGGGCATGGACAAGCCGGGCCCCGACACTCCCGGGTTCGACGCGAACGCCGCTCTCGACGCCATGGTCGCCTCCGCCGACTACCGACCCTACGGCCACATCGGCGAGTACATCGACAAGGGCTACATCCCCATCGACACGGGAGCGCCCGGTTCGCACGACGAGTCCGTTTCGCAGACCATCGAGTACGCCTTTGACGACTGGACCATCGCGCAGGTCGCGCGCAAGCTGGGCCGCAACGACATCGCCGACCGCTTCACCAAGCGCGCAGGCTACTGGCGCAACGTCTTCAACACCAAGGATGGCTTTGCCGAACCTCGCCTCGCCGACGGCAGCTATCGCAAGCCCTTCGACCCCGCCAAGGCCGGCGCCGGCTCAGGCTTCACCGAAGGCAACGCCTGGCAGTACTCCTGGTACCAGCCACAGGACGAGCAGGGCCTCATCCAACTGCTCGGCGGAGACATCGCGCTCGTCGATAAGCTCGACAAGATGTTCGACCAGCACGTCGATCCCAAACAGTACGCCGACGTCGAAGACATCTCGGGCCTCATCGGCCAGTACATCCACGGCAACGAGCCATCGCACCACCTCGCGTATCTCTACAGCTACGCGGGCCAGCCCTGGCGCACCGACGAGCGGTTGCAGCAGATCATCAGCTCGCAATACCAGCCCACGCCCGACGGATTGGTGGGCAACGACGACCTGGGCCAGATGTCCGCCTGGCTGCTCTTCAGCGAAATGGGTTTCTACCCCGTCGCTCCGGGCTCCAACCAGTACGTCATCGGCCGCCCCTTCGCCCGCGACATCGACCTCCAACTCGGCAACGGAAAACACCTGCACATCGTGGCGTCGCAACTCATCGACGAAAACAAGTACGTGCAGTCGGTCATGCTCAACGGCAAGCCAATTGACCGCGTCTACCTCACCCACGACGAACTCATGGCGGGCGGCACCCTGCGATTCGAAATGGGACAGGAGCCCAACCGCAAGTGGGCCGTCAGCCCCGCAGCCCGCCCTTACTCGATGTCGTCCCCTGGCTCTTCCGATCAGCAGCCACGCAGGGTGAAGGCGCCGCGCAGCCGGCACTTGTGGCGTTAGTCCGACTCATGAAAGCGGCAGGACTTCCACTCGCGCTCTCTAAGGAGTGATCGGTCCGTCCTTCGTCGGTACGCCGAAGTCCGGCGTGCCATCCGCCTTCCACGTGAACCTCTTCGCCCGTGTGGCGCGGGCCCGTGGTGTCGGGTCGTCGGTCGACTTCGCCGCATACAGCAGCCACCACGTTCCGTCCTTGCCCTCGGCAAAGGTGCCACGGCCCGGTCCCCAGATGCCGTGCTCGGGAGACGCCGTAAACACCGGTTCCGGAGCCTTCGTCCAGTTCGCCGCCATCAGCGGATCGCCACCCTTGAAAGTCAGCAGCCCCAGGCAGTAGCGCGGCGATGCCGTGTCCGATCCGGAGAAGACCACGAACGTCTTGCCAGCGTGATACAGCGCCGTCGGCCCCTCGTCCACCGGGTAGTTGCGCGTCGTCCCCGCGCCCTTTTCCCACGGGTACTCGGGCTTGGCGATCAGCGACTCCGGCCCAGCCGGCTGCATCGGCCCCTGCAGCCGCACCATGTGGATCTCGTTCGCTCCGCTGTCGACCGTCACATACATCAGGTAGTTCCTGCCACTGACGGTCAGCAGGGAAGGGTCGATGCTCGCGCGCCCGTTCAGGTCCAGCGCGCCGCGAAATGTGTAGCTGCCCAGGGCATCCGCCGTGTTGGACTCCAGCACATAGATTGCGTGCGGCTTGCCCGGCATGCGCCCCGTGAAGTAGATCCACCACCGGCCGTCCATCTTCCAGATCGTCGGTGACCAGATCTCCGTCAGGCCGTCCGTCGGCGTAAATACGACCTTCGACTCCGACGCCGCTGTCGGCACCGTCGGCCCGCTCCAGATCGTGATGTTCCGCCCCGTTGTGCCCAGCAGCAGGTAACGCCCCTCCACCGGGTGCAGGGTGATGAACGGGTCCGCGTGATCCAGGATCGGATTGGCCGCGGTCTGCGGCAGCGCAGCCCACGGTGTCAGCAGCAGCGCAAGCGAAAGAATCCAGCGGGTCATGCTTTGTCTTGACTCCAGTTGCGCTCCAGCTTAGTCCAGCGCGCCCACGCTCGTCCTGCAATCCGGGCACAGTTCGTACAATCAACTCATGGGCCGCATCCGCGTACTGTCCGACCAGGTTGCGAACCAGATCGCCGCAGGCGAGGTCGTCGAGCGCCCCGCCTCTGTCGTCAAGGAGCTGCTCGAAAACTCCGTCGACGCCGGCGCCACGCGCATCCGCATCGAGGTCGAAGGCGGCGGCCGCAAGCTCATCCGCATCACCGACAACGGCTGCGGCATGGGCCGCGACGATGCCATGCTCGCCTTCGAGCGCCACGCCACCTCCAAGCTGCGCTCCGCCGACGACCTCCTGCACATCAGCACGCTCGGCTTCCGCGGCGAAGCCTTGCCCTCCATCGCCTCCGTAGCACGCGTGGAGCTCGACACCCGTGCCGCCGAAGACGAGGTCGGAACCCGCATCGAGATCGTCGGCGGCAAGATGACGCGCGTCGAAGACGCGGGCGCTCCCGTCGGTACCTCCATCGCCATCCGCGACCTGTTCTTCAACGTGCCCGCGCGCAAGAAGTTCCTCAAGTCCGAACCGACGGAACTCTCGCACGTCGCCGCGCTCGTCACGCATTACGCCCTCGCGCATCCGGAAAAGCACTTTGAGCTGCACACCAGCACCAACGCCCTGCTGGTCGCGCCCACCGTGCGCGACGCCAGCGAGCGCCTCTTCCAGGTGCTCGGCCAGGACATCAGCCGCGACATGCTGCCCTGCGCCGCAGAGATCGACTTCGCCCGCGCCGGCCTGCCCGAGCCGCCACCTTGGAAGCGCGACGCGGACTACACGCCGCCCGAGCCCGGCTTCCTGCGCGTGCGCGGCTTCGTCTCCAAACCCGAACTGCAGAAGCTGAACCGCGGGTCGATCTACGTTTTCGTGAACGGCCGCCAGGTGCGCGACCGCCTCATCCTGCACGCGCTGACCGAGGCGTATCGCAACATCCTTCCGCCCACCTCGTTCCCGGTCGTTCTGCTCTTCCTGGAAATGCCGGCCGCCGAGGTCGATGTAAACGTGCATCCGGCCAAAACCGAGGTGCGTTTCCGCCAGTCCAGCTTCGTGCACGACTTCGTTCGCGACGCCGTGCGCAACACGGTCATGAAGGCGCGCCCGGCCGCCGGCTTCCTCACGGCTCTCGGCACCACCACCGTCGAGCCGGGCCGAGCGGGCCGAAGCTTTGGCGACGCTGCCCAACCCGCCGACCCGCAGGCCGGCGACAACCTCTTGAACGGTCGCGAAGACGGCATCGAACTCGACCCAATCCTGCGCGGCCCCGGCCCTGGCAGCGACGCCCCGTGGAGCGAGCACCAAATCCAGGAAGCAATGTCCGCCGAAGAGGGCGAGCGTGCCGCCCGCGAGCTCGCCCGCACCAGCGATCCGGTCGACGCAAACGACGCCTTTCAGCTCACCGCGCTCCGCAATGCACCCATCCCCGGCCGTCTCGCCTTCAGCGACCCCAGCCCGCTTCCCGCCTCGGAGTACGACCCGCTGCTCGGCATCAGCCACTTTCCGGACGAGACCGACCGCGCCTCCGACGGACGCGAGACCGACGTGGCGGCGCAACCGGCGACTCGCATTTCGCAACTGCCGACCAACCACACCGACCCGCATCGGGCCACCCACCTGCCGCCCGGCACCGCCACCCGTGCCCCGCAAGCCGACCGCATCGAAGACACCGCGAACCTGAACGGCCTCGCCAACCTGCGTCCCCTCGGGCAGGTGCAGAACTCGTTCATCCTCGCCGTCAACGAAGAAGGCCTTTGGATCGTCGACCAGCACGTCGCGCACGAACGCATCCTTTTCGAAAAGGTCATGCGCGAGCGCGACACCGAGCGCGTGCAGCGGCAACGGCTGCTCATGCCCCTGCTCATCGACCTGCTCCCCGCGCAAATGGCCAATTTCGCCCTGATGGCAGAGGAGCTCGCCCGCAACGGCTTCGAGGCGGAGCCCTTCGGCCCGCGCACCCTTGCTGTCCGCGCCGCCCCGGTGGGTCTCGAGGGTAAGGAACTCGAACTGACCCTGGCCGAACTGCTGCAGGCCGACGAGGACGCGCCGCAGGCCGACAACTACGAGGCGCGCCGCCGCCGCATCGCCGCCTCCATCGCCTGCCACGCCGCGGTCAAGATCAACATGCCGCTCGAAAGCAGCAAAATGCAGTGGCTTTTGGACGAACTGGGCAAAACCGAGAACCCCATGGCCTGTCCCCACGGCCGACCCATCGCTCTGCGGTATTCTCATAAAGAGATACAGCGGGCCTTTCAGCGCATCTAGCTGCCCGCTGCACCGCCCAGGCGGGTTTGTGCGACGTCTCGGCCCGGCGGACTCCCGGGTCAGAAAGCCAACGTAGGACGGCTGGGAAGCCATCGGCTGCGCGCCTTCATCACACATCAGAACAATGTCCGGCAGGCACGTCGCGGGTAGTCTCCGCCTCGTCCGACCTGCCCCGAACAGCCCGGCGACATCAGCCCGGCACGCACATCCGGCACCGGCCGGATCGCACCTGCGGCATCGACCGCATCGAAAGGCACGCATCCCATGGCAGCATCGCAGCAGAACATCACCGCGCGGCAACTCACCCGCGCCCGCGAAGCGCAGTTCCATCGCAATGGCGAACCCCTCCAGACCACCGAAGCCATCCGCGAGTGGGTCGAAACCGCAGGCCTCCTGCCGGTCTACCCGTTGACCCAGTTCCAGGCACCCATGCCTAGCTTTGCGGAGGCCGTGCTCGGCCGCACCGAAAACAACTGGGTAGTTCCCTCCAAGCGCGTCGCCTCTGACGACCGCACCGAGGCCTTCGATGACAACAGCGAGTTGGAAGACCAGGACCTCGGCGAGGACGAAGAACCCGAAGAAGACTTCGCCGAAGACGACGACGCCGACTCCATTGCCGAAGATGAAGACGAGGACTTCGACGACGCTGAAGATGAAGGCGACGAAGAAGACGAAGATTCCGACGTCGAGAACGAGACTGACGAAGACGACGAGTCTTCGGAAGACGAGTTGGAACCAGCCACTACCGAAGGCGATGAAGCCATGCTCGCCGGCGATGGCAACATCCCGTCCGACCCGGAGACGATGCTCTCCGACGAAGATGAGTTCGCCGAGGACGAAGGCGATGAGATCGCCGAAGAAGACCGCATCCACGCTGACGGCGACCCCACGCCGAACGATCTGCGCGAGGGTTCCACCTCCAGCGAAGGCACCGAAGAAGAGCCTGCAACGCCTCCCGTCAACGGCTTCTCGCCCGAAGAGCGCGAGACCGTCTATCGCGCCCTCGCCCGCCTCATTGAAGACGGCTCCGTCGTCCCGCTGAACCTTCTCGGCAACGCAACCGGTGAACCCGACTACATCGTCCCCGCCTCTGCCTT contains:
- a CDS encoding DinB family protein; translation: MSAEAKPEVPYVYLLEGRDAGDAMRTTPGELQGLFAAFSSAEIDAVPAPGKWSLREQMCHLADCEIAWAWRLRQTFGEDNPVLQSFEQDPWARAYSGKSFTFPAAFETWRTIREWNLAFLDALSEDDKKRPATHPSAGPITLWNLIEIAAGHDLHHLASLRKLRDSRA
- the mutL gene encoding DNA mismatch repair endonuclease MutL, with protein sequence MGRIRVLSDQVANQIAAGEVVERPASVVKELLENSVDAGATRIRIEVEGGGRKLIRITDNGCGMGRDDAMLAFERHATSKLRSADDLLHISTLGFRGEALPSIASVARVELDTRAAEDEVGTRIEIVGGKMTRVEDAGAPVGTSIAIRDLFFNVPARKKFLKSEPTELSHVAALVTHYALAHPEKHFELHTSTNALLVAPTVRDASERLFQVLGQDISRDMLPCAAEIDFARAGLPEPPPWKRDADYTPPEPGFLRVRGFVSKPELQKLNRGSIYVFVNGRQVRDRLILHALTEAYRNILPPTSFPVVLLFLEMPAAEVDVNVHPAKTEVRFRQSSFVHDFVRDAVRNTVMKARPAAGFLTALGTTTVEPGRAGRSFGDAAQPADPQAGDNLLNGREDGIELDPILRGPGPGSDAPWSEHQIQEAMSAEEGERAARELARTSDPVDANDAFQLTALRNAPIPGRLAFSDPSPLPASEYDPLLGISHFPDETDRASDGRETDVAAQPATRISQLPTNHTDPHRATHLPPGTATRAPQADRIEDTANLNGLANLRPLGQVQNSFILAVNEEGLWIVDQHVAHERILFEKVMRERDTERVQRQRLLMPLLIDLLPAQMANFALMAEELARNGFEAEPFGPRTLAVRAAPVGLEGKELELTLAELLQADEDAPQADNYEARRRRIAASIACHAAVKINMPLESSKMQWLLDELGKTENPMACPHGRPIALRYSHKEIQRAFQRI
- a CDS encoding GH92 family glycosyl hydrolase; this translates as MRVLRTVACLCLLAAPLAAQRSSTYADVDPFIGTGAEGHTFPGASLPFGMVQLSPDTQIRPVKQSYKWAAGYRYSDTTILGFSHTHFSGAGHSDLGDVLVQPISGDVRLDPGDIDKPESGYRSRFQHKTEEAHPGYYAVTLDDYNVRAELTATTRVGVHRYTFPAGKPAHLLIDLRSSIYNYPGKVLWSSLRIRHEGDGSTTLTGMRETRGWAPARQLFFAMRFSAPVTGTHLYNREDQPILYRGFKTPGDTPEDTQAIEGRGIVAAVDFASAQKLIVKVAISPVSEANALANMQAEVPAFDFDAVRTQAQQRWQDVLSILRVDADEPTRKTLATALYHSLLAPSIAMDANGDYRGPDHAVHHADGFNFVSSLSLWDTYRAEQPLMTLIEPPRVTSDLVRSMLASQQQSPFGILPVWQFAGIETWCMIGYHAVPILADAIMKGMDKPGPDTPGFDANAALDAMVASADYRPYGHIGEYIDKGYIPIDTGAPGSHDESVSQTIEYAFDDWTIAQVARKLGRNDIADRFTKRAGYWRNVFNTKDGFAEPRLADGSYRKPFDPAKAGAGSGFTEGNAWQYSWYQPQDEQGLIQLLGGDIALVDKLDKMFDQHVDPKQYADVEDISGLIGQYIHGNEPSHHLAYLYSYAGQPWRTDERLQQIISSQYQPTPDGLVGNDDLGQMSAWLLFSEMGFYPVAPGSNQYVIGRPFARDIDLQLGNGKHLHIVASQLIDENKYVQSVMLNGKPIDRVYLTHDELMAGGTLRFEMGQEPNRKWAVSPAARPYSMSSPGSSDQQPRRVKAPRSRHLWR
- a CDS encoding CgeB family protein, coding for MKIVILGLSITSSWGNGHATTFRALCRELHRRGHSITFIEKDVEWYRSNRDLPEPPYVKLWLYEDWQRDGIGTVRDAIRDADSIVVGSYFPDAIAATALLQQEAKAPVLFYDIDTPITIAALRLHGQCEYLRAQDIPFYAAYLSFTGGPTLMEIEQRFGSPRAVPFYCSVDPEAYHRTAVQPEFACTMSYLGTYAADRQPKLMELLNAPAAALPGERFLVAGPMYPADTQWTRNVVTHPHLPPSDHPALYSSSRWVLNLTRADMVAAGYSPSVRLFEASACGAPILSDAWPGMDEFFAPGKEILLASSTDQALSILRNFDEAEARRIGEAARERTLAKHTSARRAEEFEQVMNGITSATT
- a CDS encoding glycoside hydrolase family 43 protein, yielding MTRWILSLALLLTPWAALPQTAANPILDHADPFITLHPVEGRYLLLGTTGRNITIWSGPTVPTAASESKVVFTPTDGLTEIWSPTIWKMDGRWWIYFTGRMPGKPHAIYVLESNTADALGSYTFRGALDLNGRASIDPSLLTVSGRNYLMYVTVDSGANEIHMVRLQGPMQPAGPESLIAKPEYPWEKGAGTTRNYPVDEGPTALYHAGKTFVVFSGSDTASPRYCLGLLTFKGGDPLMAANWTKAPEPVFTASPEHGIWGPGRGTFAEGKDGTWWLLYAAKSTDDPTPRARATRAKRFTWKADGTPDFGVPTKDGPITP
- a CDS encoding M48 family metallopeptidase gives rise to the protein MRRLVFLFLFVLWIGSGTLRAQGTTAEHIAERAAQAEINETPRDGNLRSYRLPLEDLTKAEHLEHTRTLLEIGGTAWGIISLYLLLHFGVIGRMQSAVTSRFRNRWAQGFAFLLLFLLATTLLGLPLDVYSQHLRRSYGLSVQSWASWLGDQAKSFGLSWAIGGLLVMLLFFVIRKAPQRWWLIFWAASIPITLVAILLTPYVIDPLFSDFEPLNASHPELVQRLEQVVERGHMNIPPDRMFLMKASEKSTTLNAYVTGFGASKRVVVWDTSIAKGTPDQILFIFGHESGHYVLHHIAWGIAQSMLGLLLLLAVSYHLLTPLLWRYGTRWGITVQSQWGALAVLVLIFSVFGAVTQPISEALSRSKEHAADVYGQEAIHGLVADPKEAARSAFQLLGQTSFDDPNPSPIVEWWTYSHPAIGRRAAFAAHYDPWQPGMEPRYFPKH
- a CDS encoding CgeB family protein, whose amino-acid sequence is MKIFAFGSSLVSSYWNGAATYYRGCYKYLARLGYEVTFAEPDAYGRQTHKDDVDLSFANLVTYKPVGSEGDFGHGPDYDHLPTLHEVFEEARKADVVVKHSGIGVDDALTESLILEAQPHALAIYWDVDSPATLARMDADPNDSFRAVVPRLDAIFSYGGGPVCREGFERYGVQHYIQAYNGLDPETHYPVAPDPKYACDLAFLGNRLPDREARVEELFLRAAELAPDQTFLLGGEGWGDKPMPPNVKYIGHVPTAQHNVLNCSARTVLNINRASMANSGFSPPTRVFEAAGAAACMLCDDWPGLDDCFQPDTEILVVRNAEDVVRHLHTHDAAATKRIGQAFLQRALRDHTYAQRAAQADDAIRFLRGKR